The Salinirubellus salinus genome segment TAGATGCTCTGGACGCGCTCCTCGGCGCGCTGGGCGGCCTGTTCGGCCTGGTGTTTGGTCACGAGGTTCGAGACGCGGTTGCCGAGGACGACGTACTGCTGCGAGCCGACGCCCTTCTGTAGGTAGTCGGTGACCCCGAGGCGGAACGCCTCGCTCGCGACCTCCTCGCTCCCGCGGCCGGTGAAGAAGATGACCGGCACCTTCGGGTGGTCCTCACGGACGGCCTCGAGGAACTCCAGGCCGTCCATGTCGTCCATCTGGTAGTCCGTGACGATGCAGTCGGCTCCGTCGAGGTGGCTCAGGGCCTCCTCGGCGTCGAGGAAGCCGACCACCTCCATCTCCGGGTGTTCACGCTCGAGTGAGCGCTTGGTCACGTCGAGAACGGCCTCGTCGTCGTCGATGTGGACCACTCTGACGACGTTACGATCGGAGTCCATAGATGCGGAACACTCCCGACAGGTATAAATGTTGTTTCGGATATGGGAGTCGTTCACCCCCCGGAACCGCCGTATCTCGGGCGTTCTCCGGGCCGTTCTCCAGACGATGCGGGTTTGGTATCTGACAACCACCTCGACTGAGCGTCACTTTCGGCAGCAGGGGGAGCCAGCCAGAGCCGCGACTCCCCTCGGGACGGGGGTTCGGTACCGCCCGCGACGGGGCGGACGAGTCGTGGCCGGC includes the following:
- a CDS encoding response regulator, whose amino-acid sequence is MDSDRNVVRVVHIDDDEAVLDVTKRSLEREHPEMEVVGFLDAEEALSHLDGADCIVTDYQMDDMDGLEFLEAVREDHPKVPVIFFTGRGSEEVASEAFRLGVTDYLQKGVGSQQYVVLGNRVSNLVTKHQAEQAAQRAEERVQSIYDRIGEGYIAVDTDWQVTYLNRAAETLLVDGEFDYGADVTIWELLGRDEAVEGAIRSAMNDRKPQSVDCNIPELDRWLELRAYPSEDGLSVFLEDLTDEAAFEEELSEAQEQVEVAESKFRTLKEKLSRPPRFR